The following proteins come from a genomic window of Micromonospora echinofusca:
- a CDS encoding VWA domain-containing protein, whose amino-acid sequence MIRFLQPWWLLAVLPVLALAALYVWRQLHRRSYALRFTNVDLLRTLAPKGLGWRRHVPATAFLLCLLVLATALARPSVDTREPLERATVMLAIDVSLSMQADDVSPNRLEAAQEAAKQFVGELPESYNLGLVSFAKSANVLVPPGKDRDAVTTAIDGLVLAEATATGEAVFTCLEAIRSVPADGAAGIPPARIVLLSDGYRTSGRAVEEAAAAAQAANVPVSTIAFGTDSGQVDIGGQLQRVPVDRLALADLAEATEGYFYEAASVTELKQVYQDMGSSIGFRTEPREVTQWYAGVALLLALCAGALSLLWSSRML is encoded by the coding sequence ATGATCCGCTTTCTGCAACCGTGGTGGCTGCTGGCCGTGCTGCCGGTGCTCGCCCTCGCCGCCCTCTACGTCTGGCGGCAGCTGCACCGCCGGTCGTACGCGCTGCGGTTCACCAACGTGGACCTGCTGCGCACCCTGGCGCCGAAGGGGCTGGGCTGGCGGCGGCACGTGCCGGCCACGGCGTTCCTGCTCTGCCTGCTGGTGCTGGCGACCGCGCTGGCCCGGCCGTCGGTCGACACCCGGGAGCCGCTGGAGCGGGCCACCGTGATGCTCGCCATCGACGTGTCGCTGTCCATGCAGGCCGACGACGTGTCGCCGAACCGGCTGGAGGCGGCGCAGGAGGCGGCCAAGCAGTTCGTCGGCGAGCTGCCGGAGAGCTACAACCTGGGGCTGGTCTCGTTCGCCAAGTCGGCGAACGTGCTGGTGCCGCCGGGCAAGGACCGGGACGCGGTGACCACCGCGATCGACGGGCTGGTGCTGGCGGAGGCGACGGCGACCGGGGAGGCGGTCTTCACCTGCCTGGAGGCGATCCGGTCGGTGCCGGCGGACGGCGCGGCGGGGATCCCGCCGGCCCGCATCGTGCTGCTCTCCGACGGGTACCGCACCTCGGGCCGGGCCGTGGAGGAGGCGGCCGCCGCCGCGCAGGCGGCGAACGTGCCGGTCTCGACGATCGCCTTCGGCACCGACTCCGGCCAGGTGGACATCGGCGGCCAGCTGCAACGGGTGCCGGTGGACCGGCTGGCCCTGGCCGACCTCGCCGAGGCCACCGAGGGCTACTTCTACGAGGCGGCCTCGGTGACCGAGCTGAAGCAGGTCTACCAGGACATGGGCAGCTCGATCGGGTTCCGCACGGAACCGCGCGAGGTCACCCAGTGGTACGCGGGGGTGGCCCTGCTGCTGGCGCTCTGCGCCGGCGCACTCAGTCTGCTGTGGTCCTCACGGATGCTCTGA
- the fabG gene encoding beta-ketoacyl-ACP reductase gives MARTVLVTGGNRGIGLAIAQAFAKQGDRVAVTHRSGEPPEGLFGVRCDVTDSASVDAAFTAVEAEFGPVEVLVANAGITDDTLLLRMSEEQFTRVLDTNLTGAFRCAKRASGKMLRAKWGRMIFISSVVGLYGSPGQVNYAASKAGLVGVARSITRELGSRNITANVVAPGYVETDMTAGLPEDRRSEYRKAIPANRFAQPDEIAGVVTWLAGDAAGYVSGAVIPVDGGLGMGH, from the coding sequence GTGGCCCGTACCGTCCTGGTGACCGGCGGCAACCGGGGGATCGGCCTGGCCATCGCGCAGGCCTTCGCGAAGCAGGGCGACCGGGTGGCGGTGACCCACCGCAGCGGCGAACCCCCGGAGGGGCTGTTCGGGGTCCGCTGCGACGTGACCGACTCCGCGTCGGTCGACGCCGCGTTCACCGCCGTCGAGGCCGAGTTCGGGCCGGTGGAGGTGCTCGTCGCCAACGCCGGGATCACCGACGACACGCTGCTGCTGCGGATGTCCGAGGAACAGTTCACCCGCGTGCTCGACACCAACCTGACCGGCGCGTTCCGGTGCGCCAAGCGCGCCTCGGGCAAGATGCTGCGCGCCAAGTGGGGGCGCATGATCTTCATCTCCTCGGTGGTCGGCCTCTACGGCAGCCCCGGCCAGGTCAACTACGCGGCCAGCAAGGCCGGCCTCGTGGGCGTGGCCCGCTCGATCACCCGCGAGCTGGGCAGCCGCAACATCACGGCGAACGTGGTCGCGCCCGGCTACGTGGAGACCGACATGACCGCCGGCCTGCCCGAGGACCGCAGGTCCGAGTACCGCAAGGCCATCCCCGCCAACCGCTTCGCCCAGCCGGACGAGATCGCGGGCGTGGTCACCTGGCTGGCCGGCGACGCCGCTGGCTACGTCTCCGGCGCCGTCATCCCGGTCGACGGCGGCCTCGGCATGGGCCACTGA
- a CDS encoding HAD-IIA family hydrolase encodes MGHLPHGVLRPGPPPRRRPGTREPGLLTAAPAPPAAPTPLERVTMQDRKPVESWLTDMDGVLVHEGQPVPGAPEFVSRLRASGKPFLVLTNNSIYTPRDLTARLSRMGLDVPEQAIWSSALATAQFLADQRPGGTAYVIGEAGLTTALHAVGYVLTDFAPDYVVLGETRTYSFEAITKAVRLINDGARFICTNPDVTGPSVEGALPAAGSVAAMISKATGVEPYFVGKPNPMMMRSALNTINAHSETTAMIGDRMDTDILCGLEAGLETILVLTGISSRAEAERYPYRPSRIVDSVADLVDEV; translated from the coding sequence GTGGGACACCTGCCCCACGGTGTGCTGCGTCCCGGCCCGCCGCCCCGCCGCCGCCCCGGCACCCGGGAACCCGGCCTCCTGACCGCCGCGCCGGCCCCGCCGGCGGCCCCGACACCCCTGGAACGAGTGACGATGCAGGACCGCAAGCCGGTGGAGAGCTGGCTGACCGACATGGACGGCGTGCTGGTGCACGAGGGCCAGCCCGTGCCCGGGGCGCCGGAGTTCGTCTCCCGGCTGCGCGCCTCCGGCAAGCCGTTCCTGGTGCTCACCAACAACTCGATCTACACGCCGCGCGACCTCACGGCCCGGCTGAGCCGGATGGGCCTCGACGTGCCGGAGCAGGCGATCTGGTCCTCCGCACTGGCCACCGCCCAGTTCCTGGCCGACCAGCGGCCGGGCGGCACCGCGTACGTGATCGGGGAGGCCGGGCTGACCACGGCGCTGCACGCGGTCGGCTACGTGCTGACCGACTTCGCCCCCGACTACGTGGTGCTGGGCGAGACCCGCACCTACAGCTTCGAGGCGATCACCAAGGCGGTCCGGCTGATCAACGACGGGGCACGGTTCATCTGCACGAACCCCGACGTGACGGGCCCGTCGGTGGAGGGCGCGCTGCCGGCCGCCGGCTCGGTGGCCGCGATGATCTCCAAGGCGACGGGGGTCGAGCCGTACTTCGTCGGCAAGCCCAACCCGATGATGATGCGCTCCGCGCTGAACACGATCAACGCGCACTCCGAGACGACCGCGATGATCGGCGACCGGATGGACACCGACATCCTGTGCGGGCTGGAGGCCGGCCTGGAGACGATCCTGGTGCTGACGGGGATCAGCAGCCGCGCCGAGGCGGAACGCTACCCGTACCGGCCCTCGCGGATCGTCGACTCCGTCGCCGACCTGGTCGACGAGGTCTGA
- a CDS encoding ferrochelatase has translation MAYDAVVLVSFGGPERPEDVMPFLQNVTRGRGVPPERLAEVAEHYQHFGGVSPINQQCRELLAAIREDFAANGVDLPVYWGNRNWHPMLADTVAQMRDDGVTHALAFVTSAYGGYSSCRQYQEDIAAARAAVGPDAPPIDKIRQFWDHPGFVEPHADAVRAALGRLDPAKRDGTRLVFTAHSIPNSMAANAGPHGGRYEAQLTEAARLVHAAAAPDLPWDLVWQSRSGPPQVPWLEPDVNDHLRTLAEAGTTAVVLSPIGFVSDHLEVVWDLDTEARQTAGQLGLDFVRAATPGVDPRFVAMIRELVRERTEPDGVALRRRLGELPMWDTCPTVCCVPARRPAAAPAPGNPAS, from the coding sequence ATGGCGTACGACGCGGTGGTCCTGGTGTCCTTCGGCGGACCGGAACGGCCCGAGGACGTGATGCCCTTCCTGCAGAACGTGACCCGGGGGCGCGGTGTGCCGCCGGAGCGGCTGGCGGAGGTCGCGGAGCACTACCAGCACTTCGGTGGCGTCTCCCCGATCAACCAGCAGTGCCGGGAGCTGCTCGCGGCGATCCGGGAGGACTTCGCCGCCAACGGCGTCGACCTGCCGGTCTACTGGGGCAACCGGAACTGGCACCCGATGCTCGCCGACACCGTGGCGCAGATGCGCGACGACGGCGTCACCCACGCCCTGGCGTTCGTGACCAGCGCCTACGGCGGCTACTCCTCCTGTCGGCAGTACCAGGAGGACATCGCCGCCGCCCGTGCGGCGGTCGGTCCGGACGCCCCGCCGATCGACAAGATCCGCCAGTTCTGGGACCACCCCGGCTTCGTCGAACCGCACGCCGACGCGGTACGGGCGGCGCTCGGCCGGCTCGACCCGGCGAAGCGGGACGGCACCCGGCTGGTGTTCACCGCGCACTCGATCCCGAACTCGATGGCCGCCAACGCCGGCCCCCACGGCGGCCGGTACGAGGCGCAGCTCACCGAGGCCGCCCGGCTGGTCCACGCGGCGGCGGCCCCGGACCTGCCCTGGGACCTGGTCTGGCAGAGCCGCTCCGGCCCGCCGCAGGTGCCGTGGCTGGAGCCGGACGTCAACGACCACCTGCGTACGCTGGCCGAGGCCGGCACCACCGCCGTGGTGCTCAGCCCGATCGGGTTCGTCTCCGACCACCTGGAGGTGGTGTGGGACCTGGACACGGAGGCGCGCCAGACGGCCGGGCAGCTCGGGCTGGACTTCGTCCGGGCCGCCACCCCCGGCGTCGACCCCCGGTTCGTGGCGATGATCCGTGAGCTGGTGCGGGAGCGCACCGAGCCCGACGGGGTCGCCCTGCGCCGCCGCCTCGGCGAGCTGCCGATGTGGGACACCTGCCCCACGGTGTGCTGCGTCCCGGCCCGCCGCCCCGCCGCCGCCCCGGCACCCGGGAACCCGGCCTCCTGA
- the fabI gene encoding enoyl-ACP reductase FabI — protein MSGLLAGKRLLVTGVITDASIAFSVAKLAQENGAQVVLTGYGRLSLVERIARRLPEPAPVIELDVTDADHLAGLGDRVREHVDGLDGVVHSIGFAPQSCLGGGFLDAPWEDVATALHVSTYSYKSLAMAALPLMSAGGAVVGLTFDATKAWPVYDWMGVAKAGLESASRYLALHLGKQGIRSNLVAAGPLRTIAAKSIPGFDQFEDAWTERAPLGWSLTDQEPAARACLALLSDWFPATTGEIVHVDGGYHAIGA, from the coding sequence ATGTCCGGACTGCTCGCCGGTAAGCGGCTGCTGGTCACCGGCGTCATCACCGACGCCTCGATCGCCTTCTCGGTGGCGAAGCTCGCCCAGGAGAACGGGGCGCAGGTCGTGCTCACCGGCTACGGCCGGCTCTCCCTGGTGGAGCGGATCGCCAGGCGGCTGCCCGAGCCCGCACCGGTGATCGAGCTGGACGTGACCGACGCCGACCACCTCGCCGGGCTCGGCGACCGCGTGCGCGAGCACGTCGACGGCCTCGACGGGGTGGTGCACTCGATCGGCTTCGCCCCGCAGAGCTGCCTCGGCGGCGGCTTCCTCGACGCCCCCTGGGAGGACGTGGCGACCGCGCTGCACGTCTCCACGTACTCCTACAAGTCGCTGGCCATGGCGGCGCTGCCGCTGATGTCCGCCGGCGGCGCGGTGGTCGGCCTGACCTTCGACGCCACGAAGGCGTGGCCCGTCTACGACTGGATGGGCGTGGCCAAGGCCGGGCTGGAGTCCGCCTCCCGCTACCTGGCGCTGCACCTGGGCAAGCAGGGCATCCGCAGCAACCTGGTCGCCGCCGGGCCGCTGCGCACCATCGCCGCGAAGTCGATCCCCGGCTTCGACCAGTTCGAGGACGCCTGGACCGAGCGCGCGCCGCTGGGTTGGAGCCTGACCGACCAGGAGCCGGCCGCGCGGGCGTGCCTGGCGCTGCTGTCCGACTGGTTCCCGGCCACCACCGGCGAGATCGTGCACGTCGACGGCGGCTACCACGCCATCGGCGCCTGA
- a CDS encoding DUF58 domain-containing protein: protein MARAAPVTSPARRPADVPSDRTEAVLSRLQLMVTRKLDGLLQGDYAGLLPGPGSEAGESREYRPGDDVRRMDWPVTARTTMPHVRRTVADRELETWLAVDLSASLDFGTGRWLKRDVVVAAAAALAHLTVRGGNRIGAVIGSGGGASAPARRWRAAPPVAGPDVFTRLPARSGRKEAHALLRAIAGTEIRPGRSDLGALVDMLNRPPRRRGVAVVISDFLAPPQGWARPLRKLRVRHDVVAIEVVDPRELELPDVGVLPVVDPETGELHEVQTADPRLRQRYAEAAAAQRAEISAALRGAGAAHLRLRTDRDWLLDMVRFVAAQRHARTRGTTR, encoded by the coding sequence TTGGCCCGGGCAGCGCCCGTGACCTCACCCGCCCGTCGGCCTGCCGACGTCCCCTCCGACCGCACCGAAGCCGTCCTGTCGCGGCTGCAACTGATGGTCACCCGCAAGCTCGACGGCCTGCTCCAGGGCGACTACGCCGGTCTGCTGCCCGGCCCGGGCAGCGAGGCGGGGGAGTCCCGCGAGTACCGCCCCGGCGACGACGTACGCCGGATGGACTGGCCGGTCACCGCCCGCACGACGATGCCGCACGTCCGGCGTACGGTGGCCGACCGGGAGCTGGAGACGTGGCTGGCGGTGGACCTCTCGGCGAGCCTGGACTTCGGCACCGGGCGATGGCTCAAGCGTGACGTCGTGGTGGCCGCCGCGGCGGCGCTGGCGCACCTGACCGTGCGCGGCGGCAACCGGATCGGCGCGGTGATCGGCAGCGGCGGCGGTGCGAGCGCCCCGGCCCGCCGGTGGCGCGCCGCGCCCCCGGTCGCCGGCCCGGACGTCTTCACCCGGCTGCCGGCGCGCTCCGGCCGCAAGGAGGCCCACGCGCTGCTGCGGGCGATCGCCGGCACCGAGATCCGGCCCGGGCGCAGCGACCTGGGTGCCCTGGTCGACATGCTCAACCGGCCGCCCCGGCGCCGGGGCGTGGCGGTGGTGATCTCCGACTTCCTCGCCCCGCCGCAGGGGTGGGCCCGGCCGCTGCGTAAGCTGCGCGTCCGGCACGACGTGGTGGCGATCGAGGTGGTCGATCCCCGGGAGCTGGAGCTGCCCGACGTCGGGGTGCTGCCGGTGGTCGACCCGGAGACCGGTGAGCTGCACGAGGTGCAGACCGCCGACCCGCGGCTGCGCCAGCGCTACGCCGAGGCGGCGGCCGCCCAGCGGGCGGAGATCTCCGCGGCGCTTCGCGGCGCGGGTGCGGCCCACCTGCGACTGCGTACGGACCGAGACTGGCTGCTCGACATGGTGCGTTTCGTGGCCGCGCAGCGGCACGCGCGCACCAGGGGGACGACACGATGA
- a CDS encoding AAA family ATPase, with amino-acid sequence MAQPTTPDAPMPNGTGPETPEPVTTPAEDATLLERALFEIKRVIVGQDRMVERMFVALLARGHCLLEGVPGVAKTLAVETLAKVVGGSFARVQFTPDLVPADIMGTRIYRQSSEKFDVELGPVFVNFLLADEINRAPAKVQSALLEVMSERQVSIGGESHRVPDPFLVMATQNPIEQEGVYPLPEAQRDRFLMKIVVGYPTDAEEREIVYRMGVAPPQPAPVFTTPDLIALQRKADQVFVHNALVDYAVRLVLATRAPAEHGMPDVAQLIQYGASPRASLGLVRATRALALLRGRDYALPQDVQDIAPDILRHRLVLSYDALADDVPADHVVHRVMSTIPLPSVAPRQQATPTPTAAPPGAGWPGQRP; translated from the coding sequence GGTGACCACGCCGGCCGAGGACGCGACCCTGCTCGAGCGGGCGCTGTTCGAGATCAAACGGGTGATCGTCGGGCAGGACCGGATGGTGGAGCGGATGTTCGTCGCGCTGCTCGCCCGGGGCCACTGCCTGCTGGAGGGCGTGCCGGGGGTGGCGAAGACCCTCGCGGTGGAGACCCTCGCGAAGGTGGTCGGCGGCTCCTTCGCCCGCGTGCAGTTCACCCCCGACCTGGTGCCCGCCGACATCATGGGCACCCGCATCTACCGGCAGTCGAGCGAGAAGTTCGACGTCGAACTGGGCCCGGTGTTCGTCAACTTCCTGCTCGCCGACGAGATCAACCGGGCGCCGGCCAAGGTGCAGTCGGCGCTGCTGGAGGTGATGAGCGAGCGGCAGGTCTCCATCGGCGGCGAGAGCCACCGGGTGCCCGACCCGTTCCTGGTGATGGCGACGCAGAACCCGATCGAGCAGGAGGGCGTCTACCCGCTGCCCGAGGCCCAGCGGGACCGCTTCCTCATGAAGATCGTCGTCGGCTACCCGACCGACGCCGAGGAGCGGGAGATCGTCTACCGGATGGGGGTCGCCCCGCCGCAGCCGGCGCCGGTCTTCACCACCCCCGACCTGATCGCCCTGCAACGCAAGGCGGACCAGGTCTTCGTGCACAACGCCCTGGTCGACTACGCGGTCCGGCTGGTGCTGGCCACCCGCGCCCCGGCGGAGCACGGGATGCCCGACGTCGCCCAGCTCATCCAGTACGGCGCCAGCCCGCGCGCCTCGCTGGGCCTGGTCCGCGCCACCCGCGCGCTGGCGCTGCTGCGCGGGCGCGACTACGCCCTGCCGCAGGACGTGCAGGACATCGCGCCGGACATCCTGCGCCACCGGCTCGTGCTCAGCTACGACGCGCTCGCCGACGACGTGCCCGCCGACCACGTGGTGCACCGGGTGATGTCCACCATCCCGCTGCCCTCGGTCGCGCCCCGGCAGCAGGCGACCCCCACGCCGACCGCCGCGCCGCCGGGCGCCGGTTGGCCCGGGCAGCGCCCGTGA